Part of the Actinomycetota bacterium genome is shown below.
TCGTGCGAGTCGGGGTTGACGGGGTTGTGGTACTGGTCGGGCTGGAACGCGCCCGGGATCTCGGCGGCCAGGCGGTGGGCCACCGAGTAGTACGACTCCGGATGGTCGGGCGCGACTGCCGTGGGACAGACGATGACCTCGGCGCCGTACGCGCGCAGCAGGGCGATCTTCTCCGCGCTCATCTTGTCGGGCATCACGAAGACGCAGCGGTACCGGCGGCGGGCGGCCACGATCGCCAAACCGACGCCGGTGTTGCCCGAGGTGGGCTCGACGATCGTGCCTCCCGGCCGGAGCCGGCCCGTCGCCTCCGCCGCGTCGATCATCGCGACCGCGGGACGATCCTTGACGCTGCCTCCGGGATTGAGGAACTCGAGCTTGGCCAGCAGGTGGCACGACAGGTCGCGACCGATGCGGTCGAGCCGCACGATGGGCGTGCCGCCGACGAGATCGAGCAATGAGGTGGCGACCTCCATCGCCGCGCCGGAATCGGTGAGCGACAGCACCCGCACGCCGTCGATCGGATGCGCGGGTGGGGCATCGGTGTGGAGCGTGACGGGAAAGCCGGCGCGGTGCAGCAGCTTCGCCGCGTCCGTCGCCGTCGCCCCGCCCACCACGCTCACGTGGCGGGGGATGCGGGTGCGGATGTCCGCGAGGAGCTCGGGGCTCACGTCGCCGGATGCGGCGCGGACCACGTGGCGGGCCTGGAGTCGCAGGCGCTCGGGGGCCTCGCCGTCGCCGACGATGACGAGCACGTCCACGGCGCGGTCAGCCCCCGTCGAGGCGCGCGAGCTCGTCGGCGGTGAGCTCCAGGTCGGCAGCCCTCAGGCTGTCGAGGATGGTCTCCGGCCGGGTCGCGCCGGGGATCGGCACGACGACCGGCGCCTGGGCCAGCTCCCACGCGAGCGTGACCTGCTGCGGCGACACCCCGTGGGCTCGCGCCACCTCGTCGAACTCGCGGTGCCGCGCACCCAGCTTGCCCGCCCGCCCGATGCCGCCGAGCGGGCTCCACGGGAGGAATGCGATTCCGTGCTCGGCGCACAGCTGCAACTCGTCCTCCGAGCTGCGGAACCGCGGAGAGAACTCGTTCTGCACGCTCGCCAGCTGGTTGAGGATCTCGATCGACATCCGGATCTGACCGACATCCGCGTTGGAGATGCCGGTCAGCTGCACCTTGCCCTCGTCCTGCAGCTCCTTCAGCGTGCCCACGGAGTCCTCGTAGGGCACCGCGGGGTCGGGCCGGTGGAACTGGTAGAGCCCGATCGCATCGACACCGAGCGCTTTGAGGCTGGCGTCGCACGCGTCCCGCAGGTGCTCGGGTCGACCGTCGAGCTGCCACGACCCGTCGCCCGGCCGGTAGTGCCCGCCCTTGGTGGCGACGAGCACGGTGCCGGCGTCGCCGGACCACGACGCGAGCGCCTTGGCGATGAGGCGCTCGTTATGGCCGGTCTCGTCGAGATTCACGCAGTAGGCGTCGGCCGTGTCGATCAACGTGGCGCCCGCGTCGAGCGCGGCGTGGGTCGTCCGGATGGACTGCGCCTCGTCGGGCCGGCCCTCGAGCGACATGGGCATGGCGCCCAGGCCGATGGCGCTCACCTCTCTCCCCGCGATCGTCCGTCGGTGCATGACAGGCATCTTGCCGCGATCCCGGGCCCTGGGTCGGCAGAGCGAGGACCGAAGCGCAGAGCGAGGACCGAAGCGCAGCGGAGGCCCGCAGCTCCAATGTGGCAGCGGAGGACCGCAGCTCCAATGTGGCAGCGACGGCCGAGAACGTGCGGGCCTACGCTTGCGCCATGCCGTACGCGACGGGCCGCACCATCCACGACGCCGATTCACACGTGGTCGAGACTCCCGACTGGATCATCGGATACGCCGACCCGCGCCTGCGCGAGCGCATGCACCCCCTCTACGTCGCCACAGTGGCGCCCGGAGAGGAGGCGCTCATCGACGACGCGCGCAGGAAGCACGCCGATCCCGAGTACCGCGCCCTCGACGAGGAGCAGATCATGCTCCGCAAGAACTGGCGGGCCACGGGTGCCTTCATCGCGGACGACCGGCCGCGCGCCCTCGACCTGCTCGGGTTCGCCAGCCAGCTCGTGTTCAACACGTTCGCCAACAAGGAGTTGCAGCGGGCCGAGCATCGCGATGACCTCGAGTACACCTACGGCCTCGCACGCGCCCACAACCGCGCCATCGTCGACTTCTGCCGCGCCGACCGCCGCCTCCTGCCCGTGGGCTACGTGCCGCTCGCCGACTTCGAGCAGGCCGCCGCGATGGCGGTCGAGGCCCTCGACCTCGGCTGCGCGGCGTTGATGATCGCCTCCGCCTGCCCGCCCGGGCACTCGCCCAGCCACGTCGGCCTGTTCCCGGTCTGGGCCCGCGCCCAGGAGGCCGGCGTCCCGATCGTCCTCCACGTGGGCGGCGGCGGTCGCCTGCTCGACCCCCACTACTTCGACAACGGCCTCCCTCCGGTGCCCGACTTCCACGGCGGGGCCGAGAACTTCCGCTCGGTCGACTACATGGCGATCCCCTACCCGCCGATGCAGACCCTCGCCACGATGATCCTCGACGGGGTGCTCGACCGCTTCCCGACGCTGAAGATCGGCGTGATCGAGCAGGGGGCCTCGTGGGTGCCGGGTTGGATGCGCGCGATGGACTCCGCGGCAATCGCGTTCGTGAAGAACGAGGAGCGCCTCCAGAAGCTGTCGCTCACGCCCAGCGAGTTCGTGCGGCGGCAGATCCGGGTGACGCCGTACCCGCACGAGGACACGGGCTGGATCGTCGCCAACACCGGCCCCGAGGTCTGCCTCTTCTCCTCCGACTACCCGCACGTCGAGGGCGGTCGCAACCCACTCGCCCGCTTCGAGGCCAGCCTGGCCGGCGTCGACGAGCACGCGCAGCAACGCTTCTACTGCGACAACTTCGTCGACCTGATGGGTTCCGCCCTTCCCTGACCGGGCGAGCAGCGAGACGCGTCATTACGCGGGCTTGGGCTCCTTCGGGAGCCCGAGCACGCGCTCACCCACGATGTTGCGCTGGATCTCGGCGGCTCCGCCCCAGATGGTCTCCGAGCGCGAGAAGAAGAACGCGGCCTGCAGCGGGCTGACGGGATAGTGACGGGCGCGCGCCCGGCGGCCCATCCCGAGCGCGTACTCCTGGTTGACGTCGCCCGTGAGGATCTGGCCGTCCATCCCCATGACGTCGATGTAGAGCTCCATCACCTCGCGGTGGTACTCCGACCAGAACATCTTGTTGGTGGCGCCCAGCGCCGCGCTCGACTGGTCCTTGGTCTTGTTGAGCACCGCGGTGAGCGTCCGCAGGCCGTTCACCTCCATGATCTTCACCTTCGACCACGCCCGCGCAAGACGCTGACGAACGAGCGGGTCGGACGCCTTCCCGTTCTTGCGCGCTGCGTCGATGATGGCGTCGAGCTCGCGCTGGAAGCGGCGATGGCCGGTCGTGGCCGACGTGCCCCGCTCGAACCCGAGCGTCGTCATGGCGACGCTCCACCCGTTGTTCACACCACCGACGACGTTGTCCTTGGGGCACCGGGCGTTGTCGAAGAAGACCTCGTTGAACTCGGCCGAGCCGTCGATCTGCTCGATGGGCCTCACCTCGACGCCCGGCTGCTTCATGGGGACGAGCAGGTACGAGATGCCCTTGTGCTTCGGAGCGTCGGGATCGGTGCGCGCGAGCAGGAAGACGTAGTCGGCGTGCTTGGCCTGGGTGGTCCAGACCTTCTGACCGTTGACCACCCACTCGTCACCATCGAGCTCGGCGCGCGTCTTCAGCGAGGCGAGGTCGCTGCCGGCATCGGGCTCGCTGAATCCCTGGCACCACGAGATCTGGCCCCGCAGGATCTTGGGGAGGAACTCCTTCTTCTGCTCCTCGGAGCCCCATTGCAGGATCGTGGGGCCGACGAGGGTGTCACCGAAGAAGTCGGCGCGCATCGGCGCCCCGGCGCGGGCGAACTCCTCGTTGAGCACGACCGCCTGCATCGTGTCGAGGCCCTTGCCGCCGTACTCCTTCGGCCAGGAGGCGCAGATCCAGCCACCCTCGTGGAGCCTCTGCGGCCATTCCTTGTTGAAGCGCTTGCGCTCGTCGCCGTCCAATCG
Proteins encoded:
- a CDS encoding aldo/keto reductase → MHRRTIAGREVSAIGLGAMPMSLEGRPDEAQSIRTTHAALDAGATLIDTADAYCVNLDETGHNERLIAKALASWSGDAGTVLVATKGGHYRPGDGSWQLDGRPEHLRDACDASLKALGVDAIGLYQFHRPDPAVPYEDSVGTLKELQDEGKVQLTGISNADVGQIRMSIEILNQLASVQNEFSPRFRSSEDELQLCAEHGIAFLPWSPLGGIGRAGKLGARHREFDEVARAHGVSPQQVTLAWELAQAPVVVPIPGATRPETILDSLRAADLELTADELARLDGG
- a CDS encoding amidohydrolase produces the protein MPYATGRTIHDADSHVVETPDWIIGYADPRLRERMHPLYVATVAPGEEALIDDARRKHADPEYRALDEEQIMLRKNWRATGAFIADDRPRALDLLGFASQLVFNTFANKELQRAEHRDDLEYTYGLARAHNRAIVDFCRADRRLLPVGYVPLADFEQAAAMAVEALDLGCAALMIASACPPGHSPSHVGLFPVWARAQEAGVPIVLHVGGGGRLLDPHYFDNGLPPVPDFHGGAENFRSVDYMAIPYPPMQTLATMILDGVLDRFPTLKIGVIEQGASWVPGWMRAMDSAAIAFVKNEERLQKLSLTPSEFVRRQIRVTPYPHEDTGWIVANTGPEVCLFSSDYPHVEGGRNPLARFEASLAGVDEHAQQRFYCDNFVDLMGSALP
- a CDS encoding acyl-CoA dehydrogenase is translated as MDLSYPPEAEEFRTEIRAWLEENLPEGWGTPGFRLDGDERKRFNKEWPQRLHEGGWICASWPKEYGGKGLDTMQAVVLNEEFARAGAPMRADFFGDTLVGPTILQWGSEEQKKEFLPKILRGQISWCQGFSEPDAGSDLASLKTRAELDGDEWVVNGQKVWTTQAKHADYVFLLARTDPDAPKHKGISYLLVPMKQPGVEVRPIEQIDGSAEFNEVFFDNARCPKDNVVGGVNNGWSVAMTTLGFERGTSATTGHRRFQRELDAIIDAARKNGKASDPLVRQRLARAWSKVKIMEVNGLRTLTAVLNKTKDQSSAALGATNKMFWSEYHREVMELYIDVMGMDGQILTGDVNQEYALGMGRRARARHYPVSPLQAAFFFSRSETIWGGAAEIQRNIVGERVLGLPKEPKPA